The Acinonyx jubatus isolate Ajub_Pintada_27869175 chromosome D1, VMU_Ajub_asm_v1.0, whole genome shotgun sequence genome includes a window with the following:
- the LOC106980585 gene encoding LOW QUALITY PROTEIN: NXPE family member 1 (The sequence of the model RefSeq protein was modified relative to this genomic sequence to represent the inferred CDS: inserted 6 bases in 4 codons; deleted 2 bases in 1 codon; substituted 2 bases at 2 genomic stop codons): MSNQKILPSEGNFQQNEKLGSGLNLPISFYQWNTSMKSLYPELSLIPLKSPTETEQRIKGIREKPDPLTPPRSFTRMNTTPSAAHSTAXCSPQWAGGGGQLDILTEVRGPLGYRKEIGGDSLRLGSGMCSPSQKAGTTXMEADFNNSTYLVSFSLFWEGLVSISXLIIHPSEGVFWKARSQGYDRVIFNGKFVNGTTHVFIEFGLTPNSRXELWEYLYTQDQEAFYYLKPQHTHCEALTHRATRNXEMSYLAVKEKSLFVHINILLDTREVLIIIAFKLKFYFFINFFHLPGTGIFEKHLFLGAERHIQIQWKKYRYSFVTLQLYSGIDKGYIPQETDGISDDKSTAIVITRGQHFRPFPIDIFICRAMNAREAITLLFLRSPATKVIFKTENRKMHIHTVRFGNFRGYIQYRTMXDIFKDLGVYVTDAWDMTITQGTNSVYLHDYVIRNQINMFLNSIC; this comes from the exons ATGTCAAACCAGAAGATTTTGCCCAGTGAGGGGaattttcaacaaaatgaaaag CTTGGGTCTGGTCTAAACTTACCGATCTCATTCTATCAATGGAACACTTCAATGAAATCCTTATACCCTGAACTATCACTGATCCCGTTAAAGTCACCAACAGAGACTGAGCAAAGAATAAAGGGAATCAGAGAGAAACCAGACCCGCTGACCCCACCCAGATCTTTCACCCGCATGAACACCACCCCTAGTGCTGCACACAGCACAgc ctgttctccacagtgggcgggggggggggggcagttagaCATCCTAACGGAGGTGAGGGGCCCCTTGGGATACAGGAAGGAAATTGGTGGTGATTCCCTGAGGCTGGGATCTGGGATGTGCTCCCCATCTCAAAAAGCAGGCACGACATGAATGGAGGCAGACTTCAACAACAGCACCTACCTTGTCAGCTTCAGTCTGTTCTGGGAAGGCCTGGTCTCCATCTC CCTGATCATCCACCCCAGTGAAGGAGTATTCTGGAAGGCAAGGAGCCAAGGCTACGACAGGGTTATTTTCAATGGTAAATTTGTTAATGGAACTACTCATGTCTTCATTGAATTTGGCCTGACCCCAAACTCAC ATGAGCTGTGGGAGTACTTGTATACCCAAGACCAAGAAGCCTTCTACTACCTGAAACCTCAGCACACACACTGTGAGGCTCTGACTCACAGGGCCACCAGGAATTGAGAAATGTCTTATCTTGCTGTGAAGGAAAAAAGCCTTTTTGTACACATCAATATACTTTTAGATACCCGGGAAGTTCT AATAATCATTGCcttcaagttaaaattttatttttttataaacttttttcatcttcctggaACTGGAATTTTTGAGAAGCATTTATTCTTGGGTGCAGAAAGACACATTCAGATTCAGTGG AAAAAATATAGGTACTCTTTTGTCACCCTTCAGCTCTACTCTGGAATAGATAAGGGTTATATTCCTCAGGAAACTGATGGGATATCAGATGACAAAAGCACAGCCATCGTCATCACACGTGGCCAACACTTCAGGCCCTTCCCCATTGACATTTTCATTTGCAGGGCCATGAATGCCCGAGAAGCTATTACACTACTATTCCTAAGAAGCCCAGCCACTAAAGTGATCTTTAAGACAGAAAACAGGAAgatgcacatacacacagtcaGGTTTGGAAACTTCCGTGGTTACATTCAATATCGTACCA AGGACATTTTCAAAGATCTCGGTGTGTATGTCACTGATGCCTGGGACATGACTATTACACAAGGCACTAATAGTGTCTACCTACATGACTATGTAATTAGAAATCAGATCAACATGTTTTTAAACTCCATTTGCTAA